In the Topomyia yanbarensis strain Yona2022 chromosome 3, ASM3024719v1, whole genome shotgun sequence genome, one interval contains:
- the LOC131686839 gene encoding uncharacterized protein LOC131686839 has product MSKGKGFSQVVDPPSGTSCRICQSPDNSRMVCCDECSQWHHFKCVGVDEKIAYVDWSCTKCIEAKAAQGAFGFSTPLAPGSTDQQESLVSQARLAEINDLRGKLNQLQRRFDEQQNSYEQRIREKELEVERSLLRQQHEFDQRLQALETRRITPNANSTVIPHVNNVPAPTIPNITEQIEQQLTVLAEKQALERKHLEERLQLHFGVRNSVPGPGSQTASQNGNVPEYIPSTYNAAFPSFDEPFELSRSQLAARQAIAKDLPFFTGDPEEWPLFIASYENSTRMCGFSEEENLLRLQRSLKGKALEAVRSRLLYPSGLGGVINTLRTLFGRPEIIVHSLICRIRDMPPPKAEKLNTLIDFGVAVQNMCATIKACGLQEHLCNVALLQELVERLPPTVKLTWAMHRQQMSAATLSDFSDWLGTLVEAACIVTIPPTVPTYGMKTEKRICREDVHVHVDGDSVPTSSNTMVSEPAIKECVVCRGVCSSPATCKKFLALTTDDRWMILKQQKLCRKCLKKHFGTCEVKKSCGRNGCSYMHNELLHDDTRYQPKIAQTQYSERQATITQNTHIGSVGRVLFRYVPVIIHGRGTSVRTYAFLDDGSSATLMEHSLLKELRMEGEPQSLCLNWTSNQHREEKDSVKLSLEISGINSESKTYLLPKVHTVGHLALPRQSVSFDDMARRYSHLQGLRIESYSNVSPRILIGIDNCRLGHAIDSHEGDVDEPTATKTRLGWLVYGPCSFTPSLSAPENAAHHSFHICPCSKEVDANLQMSLKEYFSLDSMGVADATKLMLSKDGERANKLLTSLTQVKGDRYETGLLWKYDNVKLPESRTMALKRLVCLEKRMQKDPNLLESLKRHIHEYEQKGYIRRLTPVEAAAKPQRCWYLPIFPVQNPNKPHKLRIVWDAAASVAGISLSSLLLTGPDQLASLLSVLHKFREFRVAITGDIREMFHQVMVNETDQQCQRFLWRDGDSSRHPDVFIMKVMTFGATCSPSCAQFVKNHNAQQFENQFPRAVEAIVDEHYVDDMLSSVESEEEAIKLAKDVHFIHAQAGFEIRHWLSNSQHVIEALNAGLDTEKSLNIGNEPATEKILGMWWCTTTDSFTFKVSPRIDRALLSGKAIPTKRQEIWRSGIAWDEPIREEQWKKWQTWLDALPLVERVNVPRCYRTITSASDTTVIQLHVFVDASENGFAAVAYFRFKEGDRVECALIGSKTRVAPLRFVSIPKLELQAAVLGARLANSIVESHKLKPSQRFFWTDSRDVICWLNSDHRRYSQFVAFRVSELLDSTDVSEWNWISTNQNVADEATKWRKVPSLEPSSRWFHAPDFLWKLTQEFPLSNQNFGTTSEELRAHSLHHLTREPSIKFEDFSSWIRLVRRIAFICRFPRNIRSRLLKQAPVCGPLTKDEFIAAEIVIYKLVQSTSFAEELQILGGAKTQSGKTRRTLPKGSSLYKLNPALDTNGILRMLGRIDACEYVDETTKHPILLPKKHHVTDLLIANIHERYLHQNHQTTLNEVRTKYYVPSLRSVYRRVRRSCQHCKIKDALPQPPIMGNLPPMRLKAFSRPFSYIGIDYFGPMQVVLGRRVEKRWGVLITCMTTRAIHLELAHSLTTDSCILALRNFIARRGMPIEIISDRGTNFIGASRVLKEALKNIDQEKLMKHFVSVDTKWSFNPPASPHFGGCWERLIQSVKKALDEIKQKRLPTDELLRNMLAEIEMIINSRPLTELPLEEEISEPLTPNHLLLGSSNGSKPPITFDDSGAALNRTWKMSQVYANEFWKRWVAEYLPTLTRRAKWFQPVKPIAVGDIVVIVDNDFPRNCWPKGRVIDVSMSKDGQVRRATVQTSTGVFERPAVKLAVLDVGSINSTSD; this is encoded by the exons ATGTCGAAAGGCAAAGGTTTCTCTCAGGTGGTCGATCCCCCTTCCGGCACGAGTTGTAGAATATGCCAATCTCCGGACAACAGCCGTATGGTGTGCTGTGATGAATGCAGTCAATGGCACCATTTCAAGTGCGTGGGCGTCGACGAGAAAATAGCGTATGTTGACTGGAGCTGTACGAAATGCATTGAAGCAAAGGCAGCTCAGGGCGCATTCGGATTCTCTACGCCTCTAGCACCAGGATCAACGGATCAGCAGGAGTCACTAGTCAGCCAGGCACGTCTAGCGGAGATCAATGACTTACGGGGGAAGCTAAATCAGCTACAGCGAAGATTCGATGAGCAGCAAAACTCCTACGAGCAGCGTATACGAGAGAAGGAATTGGAAGTAGAAAGGTCTTTATTAAGACAGCAACATGAGTTCGACCAACGTTTACAAGCCCTGGAAACGCGTCGAATCACACCAAATGCCAACTCTACAGTAATCCCACATGTGAACAATGTGCCGGCGCCAACCATCCCGAATATTACGGAGCAAATTGAGCAACAGCTAACAGTATTGGCGGAGAAGCAGGCGCTTGAGAGGAAGCATCTCGAGGAACGTCTACAACTGCACTTCGGTGTGAGAAATTCTGTACCAGGTCCCGGTAGTCAGACAGCGTCGCAGAACGGAAATGTACCTGAATATATTCCATCGACCTATAACGCAGCATTTCCTTCGTTCGACGAACCGTTTGAGCTGAGCCGAAGTCAGCTTGCTGCCCGCCAAGCGATTGCTAAAGATTTACCGTTTTTCACAGGGGACCCGGAAGAATGGCCCCTgtttattgcaagctacgagaaCTCTACAAGAATGTGTGGCTTTAGCGAGGAAGAGAATTTGCTTCGATTGCAACGCAGCCTAAAGGGGAAGGCATTGGAGGCTGTTCGTAGCCGGCTTCTATATCCATCTGGATTGGGAGGTGTCATAAATACATTGCGTACGTTATTTGGCCGTCCGGAAATTATAGTGCACTCCTTGATATGTCGCATCCGGGATATGCCCCCTCCAAAAGCCGAAAAACTCAACACGCTTATTGACTTCGGTGTTGCTGTTCAGAACATGTGCGCTACAATAAAGGCGTGTGGGTTACAAGAGCATCTGTGTAACGTAGCCCTTCTGCAAGAGTTGGTTGAAAGGTTACCGCCCACTGTTAAGCTCACTTGGGCGATGCATCGGCAGCAGATGAGTGCTGCGACACTCTCAGACTTCAGCGACTGGCTTGGAACGTTAGTAGAAGCAGCGTGCATCGTAACCATACCACCTACTGTCCCTACTTATGGAATGAAGACGGAAAAACGTATTTGCAGAGAGGATGTGCACGTGCATGTCGATGGCGATAGCGTACCAACATCATCTAACACGATGGTCTCTGAACCAGCCATCAAGGAATGCGTCGTTTGTCGTGGAGTATGTAGCAGTCCTGCCACTTGCAAGAAATTTCTGGCTCTTACGACGGACGATCGATGGATGATATTGAAGCAACAAAAGCTTTGtcgaaaatgtttaaaaaagcaTTTCGGAACGtgtgaggtgaaaaaatcgtgTGGCAGAAACGGGTGCTCCTATATGCACAACGAATTACTGCATGACGATACCAGATATCAACCTAAGATAGCGCAGACACAATATTCCGAGAGACAGGCAACTATTACTCAGAATACACATATTGGTAGCGTTGGAAGAGTCTTATTCCGTTATGTTCCTGTAATTATTCACGGTCGTGGCACGTCGGTGAGAACGTATGCCTTCTTGGATGACGGGTCCTCAGCAACGTTGATGGAGCATAGCCTCTTGAAAGAGCTACGTATGGAGGGTGAACCACAATCTTTATGTCTCAACTGGACATCGAACCAGCATCGCGAGGAGAAGGATTCAGTGAAACTTTCGTTGGAAATCTCAGGAATCAATAGCGAGAGCAAAACATATCTACTACCTAAAGTACATACTGTTGGCCATCTCGCATTACCACGTCAATCTGTGTCGTTTGATGACATGGCTCGTAGGTATAGTCATTTGCAAGGGCTGAGGATTGAGTCATATAGCAACGTTTCTCCCAGGATCCTGATAGGGATTGATAATTGCCGCTTGGGCCATGCCATTGATAGTCACGAAGGAGATGTAGACGAACCCACTGCGACTAAAACACGTCTTGGTTGGCTTGTGTATGGGCCATGCTCATTTACACCTAGTTTGTCGGCACCGGAAAATGCGGCACACCATAGCTTCCACATATGTCCATGTAGTAAAGAAGTGGACGCGAATCTACAAATGTCCCTCAAGGAATACTTTTCGCTTGACAGTATGGGTGTGGCAGATGCGACTAAGCTAATGCTATCTAAGGATGGAGAAAGAGCTAACAAATTGCTGACATCACTCACTCAGGTAAAAGGCGACAGATACGAGACAGGGCTTTTATGGAAATACGACAACGTGAAACTACCGGAGAGCAGAACGATGGCGCTCAAGCGACTGGTTTGTCTAGAGAAACGAATGCAGAAAGACCCAAATCTACTTGAATCATTGAAGAGGCACATCCACGAATATGAGCAAAAGGGCTATATCAGGCGGCTTACTCCTGTGGAAGCTGCAGCAAAGCCTCAACGATGCTGGTACCTACCGATATTTCCTGTTCAGAATCCAAACAAGCCACACAAACTCCGGATAGTTTGGGACGCGGCTGCCTCCGTCGCTGGGATATCACTGAGCTCTCTTCTTTTGACCGGTCCAGACCAGTTAGCCTCCTTACTGTCAGTCCTGCATAAGTTCCGAGAATTCCGTGTTGCCATAACAGGGGACATCAGAGAAATGTTCCATCAAGTGATGGTCAACGAAACAGACCAACAATGTCAAAGGTTTCTTTGGCGCGACGGTGATTCAAGCCGCCATCCCGACGTATTTATCATGAAAGTAATGACCTTTGGCGCTACTTGTTCGCCCAGTTGTGCTCAATTTGTGAAAAACCACAACGCACAACAGTTTGAAAATCAGTTCCCCAGAGCGGTCGAAGCCATTGTTGACGAGCACTACGTGGACGACATGCTGTCCAGTGTTGAATCAGAGGAGGAAGCAATCAAACTAGCTAAGGACGTACACTTCATCCACGCTCAGGCTGGGTTTGAGATTCGACACTGGCTGTCGAACTCACAGCACGTAATCGAAGCACTGAATGCAGGACTAGACACGGAGAAGAGTTTGAATATCGGCAACGAACCAGCGACGGAGAAAATCTTAGGCATGTGGTGGTGCACAACTACGGATTCGTTTACGTTCAAGGTATCTCCGAGGATTGACAGAGCACTACTCTCGGGAAAGGCAATTCCAACGAAAAGGCAG GAAATATGGCGTTCAGGTATAGCCTGGGACGAACCCATAAGAGAGGAGCAATGGAAGAAGTGGCAGACGTGGCTTGACGCGTTACCGCTGGTCGAGCGTGTCAATGTTCCAAGATGCTACCGAACGATTACATCAGCCAGCGACACGACGGTAATTCAACTCCATGTATTCGTCGATGCATCGGAAAACGGTTTCGCTGCTGTTGCATATTTCAGATTCAAAGAAGGTGATCGCGTTGAATGTGCCCTGATCGGATCGAAAACTCGTGTGGCCCCATTACGTTTCGTCTCAATACCGAAGCTCGAATTGCAGGCTGCAGTGCTAGGTGCTCGTCTGGCTAACAGTATCGTTGAGTCGCATAAGCTAAAACCGTCCCAGAGATTTTTCTGGACAGACTCACGGGATGTGATTTGCTGGCTCAATTCTGACCATCGTCGGTATAGTCAGTTCGTGGCGTTCAGGGTCAGTGAATTGCTGGACTCAACGGATGTCTCGGAATGGAACTGGATATCGACTAATCAAAATGTCGCCGACGAGGCCACGAAATGGCGGAAGGTGCCAAGCCTTGAGCCGTCCAGCCGTTGGTTTCATGCTCCAGATTTTCTGTGGAAATTGACACAAGAGTTTCCATTGTCGAACCAAAACTTCGGCACGACATCGGAAGAACTTCGTGCGCACTCGCTTCATCATCTCACTCGAGAACCGTCGATTAAGTTTGAAGACTTTTCGAGCTGGATTCGTTTGGTACGGCGCATAGCATTCATCTGTCGCTTTCCGCGAAACATCCGTTCCAGGTTACTAAAACAAGCACCGGTGTGTGGTCCGTTGACTAAGGATGAATTTATAGCTGCTGAGATTGTGATCTATAAACTCGTCCAATCTACGAGTTTCGCCGAGGAACTACAGATATTAGGAGGAGCTAAAACGCAAAGCGGAAAAACACGACGTACACTACCAAAAGGTAGCTCACTGTATAAACTCAATCCAGCTCTCGATACGAATGGTATTCTTCGGATGCTCGGTCGCATAGACGCGTGCGAATATGTAGACGAAACAACAAAGCACCCAATCTTGCTCCCAAAAAAGCATCACGTTACCGATCTTCTAATTGCAAATATCCACGAACGCTATCTGCACCAAAATCACCAAACTACTCTGAACGAGGTTCGCACTAAATATTACGTGCCAAGTCTTCGATCCGTATATCGCCGAGTCCGTCGTAGCTGCCAGCACTGTAAAATAAAAGATGCTCTGCCTCAGCCTCCAATAATGGGCAACCTTCCGCCCATGCGTCTTAAGGCCTTCTCTCGGCCTTTCTCGTATATCGGAATAGATTATTTCGGGCCTATGCAAGTCGTCCTTGGCCGTAGGGTCGAAAAACGTTGGGGGGTTCTGATAACCTGCATGACCACGCGAGCCATACATTTGGAGTTAGCTCACTCGCTTACGACAGATTCATGCATTCTTGCACTGCGAAATTTCATCGCCAGGAGAGGTATGCCAATTGAAATTATAAGCGACCGGGGAACAAATTTCATTGGCGCGAGTCGGGTTCTGAAAGAAGCCTTGAAAAATATCGACCAAGAGAAACTGATGAAGCATTTCGTTAGCGTAGATACGAAGTGGTCGTTTAATCCACCTGCATCGCCGCATTTCGGAGGCTGTTGGGAGAGACTGATTCAGTCAGTTAAAAAGGCTCTGGATGAAATTAAGCAGAAGCGCCTGCCAACCGACGAACTGCTTCGAAATATGCTCGCTGAAATTGAAATGATAATCAACTCTAGACCGCTTACAGAGTTGCCGCTGGAAGAGGAAATATCAGAACCGCTGACACCTAACCACTTACTATTAGGCTCATCTAACGGCTCAAAGCCACCGATCACGTTTGACGATAGCGGTGCCGCACTAAACCGAACGTGGAAGATGTCACAAGTCTATGCCAATGAATTTTGGAAACGTTGGGTTGCAGAATACCTTCCGACGCTTACTCGAAGAGCCAAATGGTTTCAACCAGTAAAACCAATAGCTGTGGGGGACATCGTAGTGATCGTTGATAACGATTTCCCCAGGAACTGCTGGCCGAAAGGGCGCGTCATTGATGTCAGCATGTCCAAGGATGGACAAGTTCGTCGAGCTACCGTGCAGACTTCGACTGGGGTATTCGAGAGACCTGCGGTCAAACTCGCTGTACTAGATGTCGGTTCAATCAATAGCACGTCGGATTAA